A stretch of DNA from Rothia mucilaginosa:
GCGCGGACGTGTTGCGCTTGTACCGGGTTCCTGCTGGGGTTCTGGACTATGTGCGTGAGCATCAGTGCCCGGTTCTGCTGGTTTCTGATGTGGTGGATTCGCGCTGGGCGTTTACTGCGGTGGCTCGCGAGCTGAGGTTGGCGGGCGCTTCTGCGGTGTATCCTTTCTCTTTGGCTGCTACTCACTAGTCGCGCTCGATAATGCTTCATTTATTCCCCTGACGAGGATTTATGTCATATTCGGAATATTCAAAATTAACGGTCACTGATGGTTCCTCCGCTGTGCTCAGCGATATTCCCTCTCGCTCTGAACACAGTGAGTGGATGGCGCACGCCCTCGTTGAGGGTGCCGCCGCTGGTGAGCGTGGCGAGATTCCTATCGGCGCCGTGGTGGTGGATGAGCAGGGCATCATTATTGGTTCAGCGGGCAATACCCGCGAGCAGGAGCATGACCCCAGCGCCCATGCGGAGGTGAATGCGATTCGTCAGGCGGCGGCGCATCGTGGGCAGTGGCGCCTGGACGGTTGCACCCTGGTCGTGACCGTGGAGCCGTGCCTGATGTGTGCCGGCACGATTTTGGCGTCACGCGTTTCGACGGTGGTTTTTGGCGCCTGGGAAGAGAAGACCGGTGCTGCCGGTAGCCGTTACGATGTGCTGCGTGACGGCAGGGTTGCTCCGGCTCCCGAGGTGTATGCAGGGGTGCGCGCCGATGAGTGCGCGCAGTTGATGATGGACTTCTTTAAGGAACGCCGCCCCTAACCGTCACCCGTGGTGGCGCTTCAGGAACTGTTTTGTATAACGTGGAAAGCCGCGCAGAGGCTGCGTGGCTTTTCACGTTATTTGTACGAAAAACCCCATTTCTTTGAAAAATACTTCAAGAATTTCAAAAATGACCCCTGTTTTTCAAGAAAAGCCCACTACATCACACACAACTGGGTCTACCATATATAGGCATTGGAGCCTCCGCCTGCCCGCGCCTGTCGTTTAACACCCCGCGCGGTGCCCGCGGAGGACTCCCAGAAACTCACCCGAACCGTCCATTCTCTGAGGGGATTTAACCGTGTTAAGAGTTGACAATATTTGGGCAAAAGGGCGCCACACTCCGCTTTTTGACCGCACCACCTTCTCAGTGGGCGAGGGTGAAGTCATTATTGTTCAGGCAGATAGCCAGCTGGAGCGTACCTCTCTTGCGTTGGCGCTGACTGGCCGCCTTCCCCTGTCCGGCGGCACGATTAGCTGGAGCAAGGGCGATGATGAGCCTCGCCGTATTTCGATGAAGCGTTTGCGTGCTCTCAGTAGCGTGGTGGATTCCCCCGACGTGACTGCTCCCGAGCAGCATATGCGCGTGCACGATTACGTGTCGGAGATGCTGTCCTATAACCTGCCGATTTTTGGTCGTCCTCGCGCGAGCCGCTGGCTGGCTGAACGCGGCCTGGAGGAGCTGGACGGGCTGTGGATGGATGAGATTAGCGGCGAGATGAACATTGAGCTGATGGCCACTTTGGCGAAGCATAGCCCCTCTGACCTGCTGGTTTTTGATACTCCTTCCCGCCATCTGAACCACACGTACATGTGGCTTCCGTATCTGGAGGAGCTTGCCGCGGATGAGGACCACCCGCGCACGGTGGTGGCGGTTGTGCCCCATATTT
This window harbors:
- a CDS encoding nucleoside deaminase, translating into MSYSEYSKLTVTDGSSAVLSDIPSRSEHSEWMAHALVEGAAAGERGEIPIGAVVVDEQGIIIGSAGNTREQEHDPSAHAEVNAIRQAAAHRGQWRLDGCTLVVTVEPCLMCAGTILASRVSTVVFGAWEEKTGAAGSRYDVLRDGRVAPAPEVYAGVRADECAQLMMDFFKERRP
- a CDS encoding multidrug ABC transporter ATPase, with translation MGEGEVIIVQADSQLERTSLALALTGRLPLSGGTISWSKGDDEPRRISMKRLRALSSVVDSPDVTAPEQHMRVHDYVSEMLSYNLPIFGRPRASRWLAERGLEELDGLWMDEISGEMNIELMATLAKHSPSDLLVFDTPSRHLNHTYMWLPYLEELAADEDHPRTVVAVVPHISESWHGARAVVGRAPEENAPDPVEGEVESSNDSPEHGENAEKE